In one window of Pseudodesulfovibrio sediminis DNA:
- a CDS encoding LapA family protein, translated as MRYIKFLFLLVLLVFSVMFFTQNNDTLSQGLSLVLDIPSVVTLHSVLLPFGVLLSFAFVAGALLTLLYFAVDKFRTMSTMREYRTRMSSLEQELNSLRNMPITEEQSYSEVKEEENA; from the coding sequence ATGCGTTATATCAAGTTTTTATTTTTATTGGTGCTTTTGGTCTTTTCCGTCATGTTCTTCACCCAGAACAATGATACGTTGTCGCAGGGGTTGAGCCTGGTGCTGGATATCCCCTCTGTCGTGACACTGCACTCAGTGCTTTTGCCCTTTGGCGTTTTGCTTTCATTTGCGTTTGTGGCCGGTGCCTTGCTGACTCTGCTCTATTTTGCCGTAGACAAATTTCGCACCATGTCCACAATGCGCGAATACCGGACTCGTATGTCCAGCCTGGAGCAGGAGCTCAATTCTCTGCGCAACATGCCCATTACTGAAGAGCAGTCTTACTCAGAAGTGAAAGAAGAAGAGAACGCATAG
- a CDS encoding HIT family protein, whose product MEVLWAPWRLNYILGPKPEECVFCIPEHTDEDRERCVLARGDHCFIIMNMFPYNNGHLMVTPYRHVSNLTDLTIEESNDCMLWIRHCTTVLEKAFTPHGINMGLNLGEAAGAGIAQHMHFQIVPRWNGDASFMAVFGETTVIPEHLSSTYGRLKPLFDEITA is encoded by the coding sequence ATGGAAGTTTTATGGGCGCCATGGCGTCTCAATTATATATTGGGTCCAAAACCCGAGGAATGCGTCTTCTGCATTCCTGAGCATACTGACGAAGATCGGGAACGGTGCGTTCTCGCACGAGGGGATCATTGTTTTATTATCATGAACATGTTCCCGTACAATAATGGGCATCTCATGGTGACGCCCTACCGCCACGTTTCCAATCTCACGGATTTGACGATCGAAGAATCCAATGATTGCATGTTGTGGATTCGTCATTGTACGACTGTTTTGGAAAAAGCGTTTACACCCCATGGAATCAACATGGGGTTGAATTTGGGAGAAGCGGCTGGTGCCGGCATTGCCCAGCATATGCATTTTCAGATCGTGCCTCGCTGGAACGGAGATGCCTCGTTCATGGCTGTTTTTGGCGAAACCACGGTCATCCCTGAACATCTGTCTTCAACTTACGGGAGGCTCAAGCCCCTGTTTGATGAAATAACCGCATAA
- a CDS encoding CBS domain-containing protein — MKKIEKLAAPTVITAHANADFDALAAMVAASKIYENAVLIFPGSQESNLRNFFIESTTYLFNFKAFKDIDPKSVELLVVVDTRQRSRIPHVRPVLDNPDLRIHLYDHHPDSDEDLPFEKSVVKTWGSTTTIITHEIIKQNLTLNREEATLLGLGIYEDTGSFGFNTTTPEDFEAAGWLKSQGMDLEVVTDLLSHELSAQQVTYLGELLKNASTYDIHGVDVIITEISTDAFVPDFALLVHKIMDMEKIKVVFALGRMADRIHVVSRSKNPDVNVGQICASLGGGGHEAAASATVKDKTLAEVRDDLFALFYSQINPQIVVDSLMSRPPVVIEDDKSIDDAVQLMSRYGLKDVPVVAAGTMHCVGIMGHKTADKALSHHLGTVGITEYMTRTFEVVAIKTDLYRVMEIILSNRQRMLPVVEGDNLAGVITRTDLMNMLIDEPARIPDSLLPERKRERNIGAQVKNRLPEDMLDLLQTAGELGTDIGWNVYVVGGFVRDILLGRPNQDLDLVVEGDGIQFAKKLAGILGGRVKAHSKFKTAVVILQNGQRVDVATARLEYYEYPAALPTVELSSIKMDLYRRDFTVNALALRINPNRFGQLVDFFGAERDIRNRTIRVLHSLSFVEDPTRILRAIRFERRFDFQIGGQTMRLIKNALNLELFSKLSGSRVMHELQLIMNEEDPLSCLLRMQELGIMEAIHPLLKINRDRVQVLTELVKVHNWYKLLYLEPEIVPWKLYILGLTMGVKRDQIGKITKRLYFTKKEEREFLQLRDQIGDGLMKLMGWREGKSKLSKLYSILHYIPVEGVLFMMARSRKEYIRRNISQYLSRLQSLEVEINGKDLQAMGIEPGPIYTVILDKLLIAKIDGRIETREEQLNMVEALHKEFIEKSDNQL; from the coding sequence ATGAAGAAAATAGAAAAACTGGCGGCTCCAACTGTAATTACAGCGCACGCCAATGCAGATTTTGATGCATTGGCAGCCATGGTTGCGGCCAGCAAGATATACGAAAACGCCGTGCTCATTTTTCCAGGAAGCCAGGAAAGCAACCTTCGGAATTTTTTTATTGAGAGCACAACATACCTTTTTAATTTCAAGGCTTTCAAGGATATCGATCCGAAATCAGTCGAACTTTTGGTCGTGGTGGATACCCGTCAGCGATCCCGTATTCCGCATGTTCGTCCTGTGCTTGATAATCCTGACTTGCGAATCCATTTGTATGACCACCACCCTGACAGTGATGAAGATTTGCCGTTTGAAAAAAGTGTTGTCAAAACATGGGGATCGACAACAACAATTATAACCCATGAGATTATCAAACAAAATCTGACATTGAACAGAGAGGAGGCTACCCTTTTAGGGTTGGGAATCTACGAAGATACAGGCTCCTTTGGCTTCAATACCACCACCCCGGAAGATTTCGAGGCCGCCGGTTGGCTCAAAAGCCAAGGCATGGATCTTGAGGTAGTGACCGATCTTTTGTCACATGAACTGTCTGCTCAGCAAGTGACATATCTTGGTGAATTACTCAAAAATGCAAGTACATACGATATCCATGGCGTGGATGTCATCATTACGGAAATATCCACGGACGCCTTTGTCCCCGACTTCGCCCTGTTGGTCCATAAGATAATGGACATGGAAAAGATCAAGGTCGTCTTTGCCCTTGGTCGCATGGCTGACCGCATTCATGTGGTCTCGCGTTCCAAGAATCCTGATGTGAATGTCGGTCAGATTTGCGCTTCCCTCGGAGGGGGTGGGCATGAGGCCGCGGCGTCCGCCACAGTCAAGGACAAGACGCTGGCCGAGGTTCGGGATGATCTGTTCGCCCTTTTTTATTCCCAGATCAATCCACAGATCGTGGTGGACAGTCTGATGTCGCGGCCGCCAGTGGTCATTGAGGATGACAAGTCCATTGATGATGCCGTGCAACTCATGTCGCGCTATGGCTTGAAAGACGTGCCTGTGGTGGCTGCCGGAACAATGCATTGTGTCGGTATCATGGGACATAAAACAGCAGACAAGGCGCTGTCGCATCATTTGGGTACTGTCGGTATCACCGAATACATGACACGCACATTTGAAGTCGTAGCCATCAAAACCGATCTGTATCGCGTCATGGAAATCATTCTGAGCAACCGACAGCGCATGTTGCCGGTGGTTGAAGGCGACAACCTCGCCGGTGTCATTACCCGTACAGACCTGATGAACATGCTCATCGATGAACCGGCCCGCATCCCAGATTCATTGCTGCCCGAACGGAAACGAGAGCGCAATATCGGAGCGCAAGTGAAAAACCGCCTGCCGGAAGACATGCTCGATCTGCTTCAAACCGCCGGAGAGCTCGGAACTGATATCGGATGGAATGTTTATGTCGTGGGCGGATTTGTGCGTGATATCCTTCTGGGCAGGCCCAATCAGGATCTTGATCTTGTTGTCGAGGGTGACGGCATTCAGTTTGCGAAAAAACTCGCTGGAATTCTCGGTGGTCGCGTCAAGGCGCACTCCAAGTTCAAGACCGCCGTTGTCATATTACAAAATGGACAGCGCGTGGATGTGGCCACCGCCCGCCTGGAATATTATGAGTACCCTGCCGCCCTTCCAACCGTAGAGCTGTCTTCGATCAAGATGGATCTTTACCGTCGTGATTTCACTGTGAATGCGCTTGCATTGCGTATTAATCCGAATCGCTTTGGCCAGCTAGTCGACTTCTTTGGAGCCGAGCGGGATATTCGGAACAGAACCATACGGGTGCTCCATTCTCTGAGTTTTGTCGAAGATCCGACTCGAATTCTCAGGGCTATACGATTTGAACGCCGTTTTGATTTTCAGATTGGCGGCCAGACCATGCGTTTGATAAAAAACGCCTTGAATCTTGAATTGTTCAGCAAGTTGTCCGGTTCTCGTGTCATGCATGAACTGCAATTGATCATGAACGAGGAAGATCCGCTGTCCTGTCTGTTGCGCATGCAGGAACTCGGCATCATGGAGGCCATTCATCCTTTATTGAAGATCAATAGAGACCGGGTACAGGTTCTCACTGAACTGGTAAAAGTCCATAATTGGTACAAGTTGCTGTATTTGGAACCGGAAATTGTTCCATGGAAGCTCTATATCCTGGGGCTGACAATGGGGGTCAAACGCGATCAGATTGGAAAAATAACCAAACGGTTGTATTTTACCAAAAAAGAAGAGCGTGAGTTCCTCCAGTTGCGTGACCAGATTGGTGACGGGCTCATGAAGCTCATGGGGTGGCGTGAGGGCAAATCAAAGCTCAGCAAGCTGTATTCGATCCTGCACTACATTCCTGTTGAGGGCGTACTCTTCATGATGGCACGGAGCAGGAAGGAGTATATTCGTCGAAATATTTCGCAATATCTTTCCCGGCTCCAGTCTCTTGAGGTTGAGATTAACGGCAAAGATCTACAGGCCATGGGCATTGAACCCGGGCCAATATATACGGTGATTTTAGACAAGCTCCTGATAGCCAAAATTGATGGTCGTATCGAGACCAGAGAAGAGCAACTGAACATGGTTGAAGCCTTGCATAAGGAATTCATCGAAAAATCGGATAATCAGCTCTGA
- a CDS encoding tetratricopeptide repeat protein: MVWKLFGRKKVSTFDENIEAARAAGGGESLPVEDTRAAIEELSQVVKNDPEAVEIYLALGSLYRSQGEIERAIQIRNSLIVRPSLDRKFKARAWFELGRDFRRGGFLDRAEKAFEEARALGQSSSSIHQEMARLAAERGAFEIAAESYGQLNLPLPQAHYLVRLATDQFSDGEDSRAHRSLRHAIRAYPGAIEAWLEQLVQAYKSGSANKVGDILGQALEHVAPELRFVLFEGILQAITKAEIFKERAAGEETEWSHACADEKLVAKIIPIMECQAPDVLILYYGALFYLKINDQDNAQAWLEKSMVMLPDFWLARLELFELSRADQTLTPFFREQLTFFIDRARRVRRFFCRRCGLKRDQLFFNCPRCRSWHSIAFRTDISE; the protein is encoded by the coding sequence ATGGTTTGGAAATTGTTTGGACGTAAAAAGGTTTCAACATTCGATGAGAACATTGAAGCCGCACGAGCAGCCGGTGGTGGGGAATCCCTGCCGGTTGAGGATACTCGTGCCGCTATCGAGGAGCTTAGTCAGGTCGTCAAGAACGACCCCGAAGCTGTTGAAATCTATCTCGCATTGGGAAGCTTGTATCGCTCTCAAGGGGAAATAGAGCGTGCCATCCAAATCAGAAACAGCCTTATTGTACGGCCTAGCCTGGATCGTAAGTTCAAGGCCCGAGCGTGGTTTGAGCTCGGCAGGGATTTTCGTAGAGGCGGATTCCTTGATCGTGCTGAAAAGGCCTTTGAAGAAGCCCGTGCTCTGGGACAATCCTCGTCATCCATTCATCAGGAAATGGCTCGACTCGCAGCAGAACGCGGTGCCTTTGAGATCGCAGCCGAATCATATGGACAATTGAATCTTCCCTTGCCGCAGGCCCACTATCTGGTGCGACTCGCAACGGATCAGTTCTCCGATGGTGAAGACTCTCGGGCTCACCGATCCTTGCGACATGCCATACGGGCATACCCGGGAGCGATAGAAGCGTGGCTGGAGCAGCTTGTTCAGGCCTATAAAAGCGGCAGTGCCAATAAGGTCGGGGATATTTTAGGACAAGCTCTTGAGCATGTTGCCCCTGAACTGCGGTTTGTCCTTTTCGAGGGAATCCTGCAGGCCATTACTAAAGCCGAGATATTCAAGGAGAGAGCTGCGGGCGAAGAGACTGAATGGTCTCATGCCTGTGCCGATGAAAAGCTGGTGGCCAAGATCATTCCAATCATGGAGTGTCAGGCACCAGATGTCCTGATTCTCTACTATGGGGCATTGTTTTATCTTAAGATCAATGATCAGGATAACGCGCAGGCCTGGTTGGAGAAATCCATGGTCATGCTGCCCGATTTCTGGCTGGCCCGGTTGGAACTCTTTGAACTTTCACGAGCCGATCAGACGTTGACTCCGTTTTTCAGGGAGCAATTAACTTTTTTCATTGATCGGGCCAGACGTGTGCGTCGGTTTTTCTGCCGTCGTTGCGGGTTAAAGCGAGATCAGTTGTTTTTCAACTGCCCCCGTTGTCGAAGCTGGCACTCCATTGCTTTTCGCACTGATATTTCAGAATAA
- the mutS gene encoding DNA mismatch repair protein MutS produces the protein MLEQYLRFKEEHPGCLLFFRMGDFYELFFEDAEIVARAVQIALTSRNPNDENPIPMCGMPHHSVEPYLSQLLDKGYKIAICDQIEDPKEAKGLVKRDVTRVLTPGTVVEDSNLTSKANNYLGALYWGSSKEAGGIAWVDFSTGQWSGLHSRRELELWQWMAKINPRELLLPQGMKVPPQFSELSDQVTPVSTGTFFDMPSSVHRIQETQGTADLGSLGLKGKNELVLACGALLTYLDQTQKGEFGHIGEFKPLNLSKHLLLDEITERNLEIFRRLDGRPGKGTLWRVLDRTMTPMGGRLLEARLRQPWRQLSPIEKTLDCVSFFFERDQLRGDIRHALDSVYDLERLSTRIFLGRANPKDFIALRKSLSMLPTLQRHLKEQNLEKATELGRIIRKWDAMDDLSTLLDTALVDSPPPTIMEGGLFKKGFDAVLDDLIDLHEHGEDLLNELHQKELAANDIPKLKLGYNKVFGYYFDVSKAYKGQVPEHFIRRQTLVNSERYITPELKELEDRIISASDERKSLEYKLFQDLRAQLAKARSRFLFMADVVAALDYWQGLAEAARVNEWCRPELHEGMEIEIHAGRHPVVEDAMGASNYIPGDMKMDTDRRILLITGPNMAGKSTVLRQVAILTIMAQIGSFVPAKSARIGLADRVFSRVGASDNLAQGHSTFMVEMTETARILRQATKRSLVILDEIGRGTSTYDGLSLAWSVVEELSMRASGGIRTLFATHYHELTSLEGKIDGLRNLNIAVKEWKGDIVFLRRLVPGPADRSYGIEVARLAGVPRPVVERAREILAKLEEKSQDSNSRGAVEKASQTLLPGFGAPPIEIREELTEHPIITQLVDLDVDGMTPIQALMLLNQWKDMIKD, from the coding sequence ATGCTTGAGCAGTACCTCCGTTTCAAGGAGGAGCACCCTGGTTGTCTGCTTTTTTTCCGCATGGGCGATTTTTACGAATTGTTTTTTGAGGATGCGGAGATTGTGGCCAGGGCCGTCCAGATAGCCCTGACCAGCAGAAATCCCAATGACGAGAACCCTATTCCCATGTGCGGCATGCCCCACCACTCTGTGGAGCCATACCTCAGCCAGTTGCTCGACAAGGGATACAAGATTGCCATCTGTGATCAAATAGAAGATCCCAAGGAAGCCAAAGGGTTGGTGAAACGCGATGTAACGCGGGTCCTCACGCCTGGCACCGTGGTTGAGGATTCCAACCTTACTTCCAAGGCAAACAATTACCTTGGCGCACTGTATTGGGGTTCCTCCAAAGAGGCCGGGGGCATTGCCTGGGTTGATTTTTCAACAGGTCAGTGGTCCGGTCTGCATAGCCGTCGTGAACTTGAACTGTGGCAATGGATGGCCAAGATCAATCCCAGAGAGCTTTTGCTTCCGCAGGGGATGAAGGTCCCGCCACAGTTTTCCGAGTTGAGTGATCAGGTAACACCGGTTTCTACCGGGACATTTTTTGACATGCCCTCTTCTGTTCATAGAATTCAGGAGACACAGGGGACGGCCGATCTTGGCAGTCTGGGCTTGAAAGGCAAGAATGAACTTGTGCTCGCGTGTGGCGCCCTGCTCACCTACCTTGACCAGACCCAGAAAGGGGAATTTGGTCATATTGGCGAATTCAAGCCACTCAATCTATCGAAGCATCTTTTGCTTGATGAGATAACCGAGCGGAATCTTGAGATTTTCAGACGGCTGGATGGCAGACCTGGCAAGGGAACCCTGTGGCGCGTGTTGGACCGAACCATGACGCCCATGGGCGGCCGTTTGCTTGAAGCGCGTCTCCGCCAGCCATGGCGTCAGCTTTCCCCTATCGAGAAAACTCTTGATTGTGTGTCTTTCTTCTTTGAACGGGATCAACTGAGAGGCGACATCCGTCATGCTCTTGATTCGGTTTATGACCTCGAAAGACTGTCAACGCGCATCTTTCTTGGACGGGCAAACCCAAAAGATTTCATTGCATTGCGAAAAAGTCTGTCAATGTTGCCGACTCTTCAACGGCATTTGAAAGAGCAGAATCTCGAAAAGGCAACAGAGCTGGGGCGTATCATCAGGAAGTGGGATGCCATGGATGATCTGTCCACACTTCTGGACACTGCCCTGGTGGACAGCCCTCCGCCAACCATCATGGAAGGCGGTTTGTTCAAAAAGGGATTTGATGCGGTATTGGATGACCTTATTGATCTCCATGAACACGGCGAGGATCTGCTTAACGAACTGCATCAAAAAGAATTGGCAGCCAATGATATTCCCAAATTGAAATTGGGATATAACAAGGTCTTCGGTTATTATTTCGACGTATCTAAAGCCTATAAGGGCCAGGTCCCGGAACATTTTATCCGTCGACAGACCCTTGTGAACAGCGAACGGTATATTACCCCTGAACTCAAGGAACTCGAAGACCGGATTATCTCTGCGTCTGATGAACGCAAGAGTCTGGAATACAAACTTTTTCAGGATTTGAGAGCACAACTGGCCAAAGCGCGCAGCCGATTCCTTTTCATGGCCGACGTGGTGGCGGCACTGGACTACTGGCAGGGATTGGCCGAAGCCGCCCGAGTGAACGAATGGTGCAGGCCGGAATTGCATGAAGGCATGGAGATAGAAATTCATGCTGGCCGACACCCTGTGGTCGAAGATGCCATGGGTGCGTCAAATTATATTCCCGGTGATATGAAAATGGATACGGATCGACGTATCCTGCTTATTACCGGCCCGAACATGGCTGGTAAATCCACGGTCCTCAGACAGGTCGCCATTCTGACCATTATGGCGCAGATCGGTTCCTTTGTGCCCGCCAAATCGGCCCGTATCGGCCTTGCCGATCGTGTTTTTTCTCGGGTGGGCGCTTCTGACAACCTCGCGCAGGGCCACTCCACTTTCATGGTGGAAATGACTGAAACCGCCCGTATTCTGCGCCAGGCCACCAAAAGAAGCCTGGTTATTCTGGATGAAATCGGGCGTGGAACGAGTACCTATGACGGACTTTCACTGGCCTGGTCTGTGGTCGAAGAACTCTCCATGCGCGCCAGTGGCGGCATCCGCACGCTTTTTGCCACCCATTACCACGAATTGACCAGCCTCGAAGGGAAGATAGACGGCCTCAGAAACCTCAATATTGCAGTCAAGGAATGGAAAGGCGATATTGTGTTCCTGCGCAGGCTTGTCCCCGGCCCCGCGGATCGAAGCTATGGTATCGAAGTCGCCCGTCTGGCCGGTGTGCCGCGTCCCGTGGTCGAACGAGCTCGGGAAATCCTTGCGAAACTCGAAGAAAAATCGCAGGATAGCAACTCACGAGGAGCGGTTGAAAAAGCCTCTCAAACATTGTTGCCCGGCTTTGGGGCGCCTCCCATCGAGATACGCGAAGAGTTGACGGAACATCCTATTATCACTCAGCTTGTTGATCTTGATGTGGACGGCATGACGCCTATCCAGGCGTTGATGCTCCTCAATCAATGGAAGGATATGATCAAGGATTGA